The genomic segment TGACCCGCGTGGGGAGCAGATCGGGCTCTGGGGCTCAGGATGTGTGGTGGACGTGCCGATGGAAGGCCATGTCGAATCGATCGCGTCACCTCGGTGAGTTCCTCGTCGAGCGCAAGGTCCTCTCCCGCGAAGACCTGGAGATGTCTCTCCAGAAGGAAACCGCCGACGGCCAGCCCCTGCCCGCCATCTTGATGTCTGCCGGCCTGGTGGGGGAGAAGGACCTGGTGGCGGCCATCGCCGACCAGGTCGGAACCCCCTTCATCGACCTGGCCGAGCAGATCATCCCGGTCGACCTCGACCGCTGCATCCCCGCCGAGCTGGCCCACAAGCACCTGGCCGTGGCCGTCGACGTCGACGCCGACCAGCTCGTGGTTGCCATGGCCGACCCCACCGACAAGGACGCCACGGTCGCCATCACCTCGGCGACGGGGTGGGCGGTCAAGCCGGCCGTCGCCGTGCGCAGCGAGCTGCAACGGGTGGTCACCAGCATGTACGGCCAACCGCCGTCGGCCGCGCCCGCCACCAGCCCCACCGGCGAGCCCATGGAGATCAGCGAGGAGCCCACCGTCCACGGTGGGTGGGACGACGGCGGCGCCGACGAGCTGCACGTCAACGAGCTGCTCCAGAGGGTCCTCGACCTCGGGGGCTCCGACCTGCACCTCACCAACGGCTCCGAGCCGGTGGTGCGCGTCAACGGCGAGCTCAAGCGCCTCACCGAGTTCCCGGTGTTGAACGGCTCCGAGATCCGCCGGATGATCTTCGCCATCCTCACCCAGAAGCAGCGGGAGCGCTTCGAGTCGGACAAGGAGCTCGACACCTCGCACTCCATCCCGGGCCTCGGCCGCTTCCGCGTCAACGTCTTCCTCCAGCGCGACGCGGTGGGCTCGGTCATGCGAGTCATCCCCTACGAGATCGTGCCGCTGGAGGACCTCGGGCTGCCGCCGGCGGTGGCCCAGCTGGCCGAGCTGCCCCGTGGCCTGGTGCTGGTCACCGGCCCCACCGGCTCCGGCAAGTCGACCACCCTGGCGTCGCTGATCGACATCATCAACCGCAAGAGGCCGCACCACATCATGACGGTGGAGGACCCCATCGAGTTCCTCCACCACCACAAGATGTCGGTGGTGAACCAGCGCGAGGTGGGCGAGGACACCCAGTCGTTCGCTCAGGCCCTCAAGCACGTGCTGCGCCAGGACCCCGACGTCATCCTCGTCGGCGAGATGCGCGACCTCGAGACCATCCACATGGCGCTGTCCGCCGCCGAGACCGGCCACATCGTCTACGGCACCTTGCACACCCAGGACGCCCCGCAGTCGGTCGACCGCATCATCGACGTCTTCCCCGCCAACCAGCAGGGCCAGGTGCGGGTGCAGCTCGCCACCGCCCTCCAGGGCATCGTGACCCAGCAGCTGCTGCCCACGCCCGACGGCAAGGGCCGGGCGGTGGCGGCCGAGGTGATGATCGCCACGCCGGCCATCCGCAACCTGATCCGGGAGGGCAAGACCCACCAGATCTACTCCGCCATGCAGGCGGGCGCGAAGTACGGCATGCAGACGATGGACCAGTCGCTGGCCAACCTCGTCAAGATCGGCAAGATCACCATGGCGACCGCCCTCGAGCGCTGCGCCAACCAGGAAGACCTCCGC from the Acidimicrobiales bacterium genome contains:
- a CDS encoding PilT/PilU family type 4a pilus ATPase, which produces MSNRSRHLGEFLVERKVLSREDLEMSLQKETADGQPLPAILMSAGLVGEKDLVAAIADQVGTPFIDLAEQIIPVDLDRCIPAELAHKHLAVAVDVDADQLVVAMADPTDKDATVAITSATGWAVKPAVAVRSELQRVVTSMYGQPPSAAPATSPTGEPMEISEEPTVHGGWDDGGADELHVNELLQRVLDLGGSDLHLTNGSEPVVRVNGELKRLTEFPVLNGSEIRRMIFAILTQKQRERFESDKELDTSHSIPGLGRFRVNVFLQRDAVGSVMRVIPYEIVPLEDLGLPPAVAQLAELPRGLVLVTGPTGSGKSTTLASLIDIINRKRPHHIMTVEDPIEFLHHHKMSVVNQREVGEDTQSFAQALKHVLRQDPDVILVGEMRDLETIHMALSAAETGHIVYGTLHTQDAPQSVDRIIDVFPANQQGQVRVQLATALQGIVTQQLLPTPDGKGRAVAAEVMIATPAIRNLIREGKTHQIYSAMQAGAKYGMQTMDQSLANLVKIGKITMATALERCANQEDLRRLSGES